The following are from one region of the Phycisphaeraceae bacterium genome:
- the gatB gene encoding Asp-tRNA(Asn)/Glu-tRNA(Gln) amidotransferase subunit GatB, with amino-acid sequence MSMAQQASIMHAELIVGMEIHIELATRTKMFARAGNPAHEDFADAQPNTLIDPLVLALPGALPVMNRQAVDLAMLVGLALRCSIATHSRWDRKSYTYPDLPKGYQISQYPLPLCFDGSVDVVPEDERGVWDLERGTRRIGIERAHLEEDAGKLLHEAPGGGRIDFSIVDLNRAGTPLLEVVTRPDFRSADEAVGFARQLRMMCRYLGVSECVMQRGQIRFEPNINMRLTLEDGRIVSSPIVEVKNLNSFRAVRGAIEHEAIEQPRRWLADGREHGQGTKSTRGWDDARGVTVPQREKEDAHDYRYFPDPDLVPVEVDREWQLRVAARLCEAPSERFTRFVRSFELTPKESLALIEERQTCEYFERAVDDAVEAGLDRVRAARGVANLVLQVGARLANDRSVRLDQLGVATSQVAEIVKMRTQGEISAAAANTLFEQCAATDARLASVREAANTQGLLIVRDDAAMARWIEEVLVEQAAAVDQIRAGKTQAVGRLIGEVMKRSSGQADASEVRAAIFKRLGVDA; translated from the coding sequence ATGTCGATGGCTCAGCAGGCTTCCATCATGCATGCGGAACTGATCGTGGGGATGGAAATCCACATTGAGCTCGCCACGCGCACCAAAATGTTCGCTCGCGCGGGCAACCCGGCGCACGAGGACTTTGCTGACGCCCAGCCCAACACGCTTATCGACCCGCTCGTGCTTGCTCTGCCTGGCGCGCTTCCGGTGATGAATCGTCAAGCCGTGGATTTGGCGATGCTTGTCGGGCTTGCGCTGCGGTGTTCGATCGCGACACATAGCCGATGGGATCGCAAGTCGTACACCTATCCCGACCTGCCCAAGGGGTATCAGATCAGCCAGTATCCGCTGCCGCTCTGTTTCGATGGCAGCGTCGATGTCGTGCCCGAGGACGAGCGCGGCGTGTGGGATCTCGAGCGCGGCACGCGCCGCATCGGCATCGAACGCGCACATCTCGAAGAAGACGCGGGCAAACTCCTGCACGAGGCCCCCGGCGGCGGGCGCATTGACTTCTCGATCGTCGATCTCAACCGCGCCGGCACACCTCTGCTCGAGGTTGTTACGCGCCCCGATTTTCGCTCGGCGGACGAAGCCGTCGGGTTTGCGCGACAACTGCGCATGATGTGTCGCTACCTTGGCGTGAGCGAGTGCGTGATGCAGCGCGGGCAGATTCGCTTCGAACCAAACATTAATATGCGATTGACACTCGAAGATGGGCGCATCGTTTCGTCACCGATTGTCGAGGTCAAGAATCTCAACTCGTTTCGTGCGGTGCGCGGAGCGATCGAGCACGAGGCGATCGAGCAGCCACGGCGCTGGCTGGCCGATGGTCGTGAGCATGGACAAGGCACAAAATCGACACGTGGATGGGACGATGCGCGAGGTGTGACTGTGCCTCAGCGCGAGAAGGAAGACGCTCACGATTACCGTTACTTCCCGGACCCCGATCTCGTGCCGGTGGAGGTTGATCGGGAGTGGCAGCTTCGTGTGGCTGCCCGTTTATGCGAAGCGCCGTCCGAGCGGTTTACGCGCTTCGTGCGGTCGTTCGAACTGACACCAAAGGAATCGCTCGCACTGATCGAGGAGCGTCAAACGTGCGAGTACTTCGAGCGGGCGGTCGATGACGCGGTTGAGGCGGGGCTCGACAGGGTGCGCGCAGCTCGAGGCGTGGCGAATCTGGTGCTTCAGGTTGGTGCGCGTCTGGCCAACGATCGATCGGTGCGGCTCGATCAACTTGGCGTAGCAACGTCGCAGGTTGCTGAGATTGTGAAGATGCGAACACAAGGCGAGATCAGTGCTGCCGCGGCAAACACGTTGTTCGAACAGTGTGCCGCGACAGACGCGAGACTCGCGAGTGTGCGCGAGGCTGCCAATACGCAGGGGTTGCTGATTGTGCGCGATGACGCGGCGATGGCTCGCTGGATCGAGGAGGTTCTTGTCGAACAGGCAGCCGCTGTCGATCAGATTCGCGCGGGCAAGACCCAGGCTGTCGGAAGGCTGATCGGCGAAGTCATGAAGCGTTCGAGCGGGCAGGCCGACGCTTCGGAAGTGCGAGCCGCGATTTTCAAGCGCCTCGGGGTGGATGCATGA
- a CDS encoding LptF/LptG family permease — MSLLDRYIARQFFINVITLLLILFCFIVAIDASMNVTKFSKVADVLLESRGQGDAGSLTRLGTTLWIIADLWWPRLLQLYNFLIGMVMVGAMGFTCTQFVRHREFVAMLAAGQSLMRVARPVVIVALCFTVVQALNQELVIPRIAPLLSRDHKAAGAREVGTTSLPLTPDGSGRLFQARAFDVDRGELHDLFVLEYNAQGQPERAIRATHAVWDGQAWILESGTVEPRRMQAPPQPIERLTTGLSPEQIRLMRYGAYRHAMSFQQAGKLLERKDMLDERAAGDLQRVRWGRVSVWISNLLTLSIALPFFLTREPRSMIQQSLKCAPISISALVGGVLGASAAIPGIPPVLGVFVPVMILLPASIAVMSTVRT; from the coding sequence ATGAGCCTGCTTGATCGCTACATCGCACGACAGTTTTTCATCAACGTCATCACGTTGCTGCTGATCCTGTTTTGTTTCATTGTTGCGATCGATGCCTCGATGAATGTGACAAAGTTCAGCAAGGTTGCAGATGTCCTGCTCGAAAGCCGAGGCCAGGGCGATGCCGGCTCGCTTACGCGCCTGGGTACGACGCTGTGGATCATTGCTGATCTCTGGTGGCCTCGCCTGTTGCAACTGTACAACTTTCTGATCGGCATGGTGATGGTTGGTGCCATGGGTTTCACATGCACGCAGTTCGTGCGTCACCGCGAGTTTGTCGCGATGCTTGCTGCGGGACAGAGCCTCATGCGAGTCGCCAGGCCTGTGGTCATTGTCGCACTCTGTTTCACAGTGGTGCAGGCGCTCAATCAGGAACTGGTCATCCCGCGCATCGCGCCTTTGCTGAGCCGCGATCACAAGGCTGCGGGTGCACGCGAAGTGGGCACAACGAGTCTCCCGCTGACACCCGATGGGAGCGGGCGTCTGTTTCAGGCCCGTGCGTTCGATGTCGATCGCGGCGAGCTTCACGATCTGTTCGTGCTCGAGTACAACGCGCAAGGCCAGCCCGAGCGTGCGATCCGGGCAACGCACGCTGTGTGGGATGGTCAGGCGTGGATTCTCGAAAGTGGGACTGTGGAGCCGCGACGCATGCAAGCCCCGCCACAACCGATCGAACGCCTGACGACCGGTCTCAGCCCCGAGCAGATTCGTTTGATGCGTTACGGTGCCTATCGGCATGCGATGAGTTTTCAGCAGGCAGGCAAGTTGCTCGAACGCAAGGACATGCTCGACGAGCGTGCGGCCGGCGACCTTCAGCGTGTCCGCTGGGGGCGGGTGTCGGTCTGGATCTCAAACCTGCTGACGCTTTCGATCGCGTTGCCGTTCTTCCTGACGCGCGAACCCCGAAGCATGATCCAACAATCGCTCAAGTGTGCACCCATCTCGATCTCGGCACTTGTCGGGGGGGTTCTCGGGGCGTCGGCCGCCATCCCCGGTATCCCCCCTGTCCTTGGCGTCTTTGTCCCTGTCATGATTCTGCTCCCCGCTTCCATCGCGGTGATGTCTACCGTACGGACATGA
- a CDS encoding glycoside hydrolase family 57 protein: protein MASVVFYFQVHQPHRLRRYSIFDVDPFYFDDKANGEICRKVADKCYRPTTNLILDLVRRHKGNFRVSYSITGTVLDQLERFAPDVIKTFQELARTGCCEFLGETYFHSLSFLYSFPEFQKQVEMHTERIEALFGQTPRVFRNTELIYSNELSAALAAMRDKHGKPRWLGAICEGTDHLLGFRSPNYVYAPPGGDSGPTLGPRSRPFGLLLKNYRLSDDIAFRFSNRGWAEWPLTAEKFAKWVHQINGNGYLCNLFMDYETFGEHQWADTGIFQFLEHLPRAIFDIKPGENHFNTPSEALERFEHVGVYDVHDYISWADTERDLTAWRGNAMQWNALEETYRLEREVKSASARARESGDAAAIENASHIENDWRKLTTSDHFYYMCTKFWADGDVHKYFSPYDSPYDAYINFMNVLDNMRTRIAEA, encoded by the coding sequence ATGGCTTCAGTCGTCTTCTACTTTCAGGTCCATCAGCCGCACCGTCTGCGACGGTACTCAATCTTCGATGTCGATCCGTTCTATTTTGACGACAAGGCCAACGGCGAGATCTGCCGCAAAGTAGCCGACAAGTGCTACCGCCCAACGACGAATCTCATACTCGATCTCGTTCGGCGGCACAAGGGCAACTTTCGGGTCAGTTACTCGATCACCGGCACAGTGCTCGATCAGCTCGAACGCTTCGCGCCCGATGTCATCAAGACCTTTCAGGAACTCGCCCGCACAGGCTGCTGCGAGTTTCTCGGCGAGACGTACTTTCACTCGCTCTCGTTTCTCTATTCCTTTCCCGAGTTTCAGAAGCAGGTCGAGATGCACACCGAGCGCATTGAAGCGCTCTTTGGCCAAACGCCTCGCGTTTTTCGCAACACGGAACTGATTTACTCGAATGAGCTCTCGGCCGCGCTGGCAGCCATGCGCGACAAGCACGGCAAGCCCCGCTGGCTCGGGGCGATCTGCGAAGGCACAGACCACCTGCTCGGCTTCCGCTCGCCGAATTATGTGTACGCACCTCCGGGCGGAGATTCGGGCCCAACACTCGGGCCGCGGTCGCGCCCCTTCGGCCTGCTGCTGAAGAACTATCGCCTCAGCGACGATATCGCCTTCCGCTTCAGCAATCGTGGATGGGCAGAGTGGCCCCTGACTGCTGAGAAGTTCGCCAAGTGGGTTCATCAGATCAATGGGAACGGATACCTTTGCAACCTGTTCATGGACTACGAGACCTTTGGTGAGCATCAGTGGGCCGACACAGGCATTTTCCAGTTTCTCGAACACCTCCCGCGCGCCATCTTCGACATCAAGCCCGGCGAGAACCACTTCAATACGCCCAGCGAAGCACTCGAACGCTTCGAACATGTCGGCGTGTACGACGTGCATGACTACATCTCGTGGGCCGACACCGAGCGCGACCTGACCGCCTGGCGTGGCAACGCCATGCAATGGAACGCCCTTGAAGAGACCTATCGCCTCGAACGGGAAGTCAAGTCCGCCTCGGCTCGCGCGCGTGAATCCGGCGATGCCGCTGCGATCGAAAACGCGTCGCACATCGAGAACGACTGGCGCAAACTCACCACCAGCGACCACTTCTACTACATGTGCACGAAATTCTGGGCCGATGGCGATGTGCACAAATACTTCAGTCCGTACGACTCGCCCTACGACGCGTACATCAATTTCATGAACGTGCTCGACAACATGCGCACGCGCATCGCCGAAGCCTGA
- a CDS encoding HlyC/CorC family transporter translates to MSGQVALWIALASLALSGLFSSLVYALSRASRSGVEQSAARLGKARVVRRVALILNDEDYHLAALAFPRAVLNLTVVVFLVLWISTTRAMDAPTTLDRIVGIIIGGFAVWIVSVVIPLAVAEHAAERSIVAWSWLVRGCGVMFLPVRPLLTFIMEVVRRLSGQERQTGVEELEAELMSVVEEGEREGKIDESARDMIEAVVEFGSTTVEQIMTPRTEMTALQYTDELESVKQLAKKAGHSRVPVYEDNLDHIVGVLYIKDLLRWIVENGSDNDERFTLREILRPATFVPETKTLRDLLADLMSNKVHIAIVADEYGGTSGLVTFEDIVEEIFGDIKDEYEPQDDGPALVEVDLASRQAEIDARMDIDDANDELEALGLELPEHDDYDTVGGFVVVTLGRIPEIGESFSHGTMLVSVLDAEPTRVKRIRIVSTGPENATSESLGDAPQEQPVK, encoded by the coding sequence TTGAGCGGTCAAGTTGCCCTGTGGATCGCGCTGGCCTCACTGGCGCTGTCCGGGCTGTTCTCGTCGCTGGTGTACGCACTCTCGCGGGCGAGTCGGTCAGGTGTCGAGCAGTCAGCGGCGCGCCTGGGAAAGGCGCGCGTGGTCAGGCGTGTGGCATTGATTCTGAATGATGAGGACTATCACCTCGCGGCACTGGCTTTTCCCCGTGCGGTGCTGAATCTGACAGTCGTCGTGTTTCTGGTGCTCTGGATCTCGACGACGCGCGCGATGGACGCGCCGACCACGCTCGATCGCATCGTCGGAATCATCATCGGCGGATTCGCTGTCTGGATCGTGAGCGTCGTGATTCCTCTCGCGGTTGCAGAGCATGCTGCCGAACGCTCGATCGTCGCGTGGTCGTGGCTGGTGCGCGGTTGCGGAGTGATGTTCCTGCCCGTGCGGCCACTGCTCACGTTTATCATGGAAGTGGTGCGGCGGCTCTCGGGGCAGGAGCGGCAGACAGGTGTCGAAGAACTTGAAGCCGAACTGATGTCCGTGGTCGAGGAAGGCGAGCGCGAAGGCAAGATCGACGAATCTGCACGCGACATGATCGAAGCGGTCGTCGAGTTCGGCTCGACCACCGTCGAACAGATCATGACCCCTCGCACCGAGATGACCGCACTTCAGTACACCGACGAACTTGAGTCTGTGAAACAACTGGCAAAGAAGGCAGGGCACAGCCGCGTGCCGGTGTATGAAGACAATCTCGACCACATCGTCGGAGTGTTGTACATCAAGGATCTGCTGCGATGGATCGTCGAGAACGGATCTGACAATGATGAACGCTTCACGCTGCGCGAGATTCTGCGTCCTGCCACGTTTGTGCCCGAAACCAAAACGCTGCGCGATCTGCTGGCGGACTTGATGAGCAACAAGGTGCACATCGCGATCGTGGCTGATGAATACGGCGGCACGAGCGGGCTGGTGACGTTTGAAGATATTGTCGAAGAGATCTTCGGCGACATCAAGGACGAATACGAGCCTCAAGACGACGGCCCAGCGCTCGTTGAAGTTGACCTCGCGTCGCGACAGGCGGAGATCGACGCGCGCATGGATATCGATGACGCCAACGACGAACTCGAAGCGCTGGGCCTCGAGCTGCCCGAACACGACGACTACGACACAGTCGGCGGTTTCGTGGTGGTAACGCTCGGGCGCATCCCGGAAATTGGCGAGTCGTTCTCGCACGGCACGATGCTCGTCAGCGTGCTCGACGCCGAGCCGACGCGGGTCAAGCGTATCCGGATCGTCTCGACCGGCCCCGAGAACGCAACCTCGGAAAGCCTGGGAGATGCGCCACAAGAGCAACCAGTGAAATGA
- the ybeY gene encoding rRNA maturation RNase YbeY: MDESSDEPPQRMCRSGVIEFLDPDRLLDDQASHWIRQSASLAEKAMSLYGEVRVRLLDDAAMAQAHLRYLDEPGPTDVLTFDMTEPGMGLDVDILVCVDEARRQAAVLGHETAQEILLYVIHGVLHCLGYDDHDEASARAMHAEEDRVLEAIGVGAVYAPGSTTADSIERDSI; encoded by the coding sequence ATGGACGAATCTTCTGACGAGCCTCCTCAGCGAATGTGCCGATCCGGGGTCATTGAGTTTTTGGACCCGGATCGGTTGCTCGATGACCAGGCCTCACACTGGATCAGGCAGTCGGCCTCGCTGGCCGAGAAGGCCATGTCGCTGTATGGCGAGGTTCGCGTGCGCCTGCTCGATGACGCCGCGATGGCCCAGGCCCATCTGCGCTATCTGGATGAACCCGGGCCGACCGATGTGCTGACCTTTGACATGACCGAACCTGGCATGGGTCTGGATGTCGACATTCTTGTGTGTGTCGATGAAGCCAGGCGACAGGCTGCGGTGCTTGGGCACGAGACTGCGCAGGAGATCCTGCTGTATGTGATTCATGGCGTGTTGCATTGTCTTGGGTATGACGATCATGACGAAGCGTCGGCCCGAGCGATGCACGCAGAGGAAGACCGAGTGCTGGAAGCGATCGGCGTAGGCGCGGTGTATGCGCCCGGGTCGACGACTGCGGACTCGATCGAAAGGGACTCGATTTGA